In Marixanthomonas ophiurae, one genomic interval encodes:
- the pgi gene encoding glucose-6-phosphate isomerase, whose protein sequence is MSLPKINPTQTKAWSALKTHFSEMKDVNMQDLFAGDTTRSKEFSIEWNDFYIDYSKNRITDTTKSLLIDLAKEVRLEEAIEAQFKGTKINETEDRAVLHTALRDFTEMKPEVKETLQRMKLFSEAVISGAWKGCTGKPITDVVNIGVGGSDLGPKMVTEALHFYKNHVNVHFVSNVDGDHVMETINDLNPETTLFIVVSKSFTTLETLTNANTIRNWFLEKHSEVAIEDHFVAVSTNTEAVLDFGIASKNIFPMWDWVGGRFSLWSAVGLSICCAVGYDNFEELLKGAHKMDTHFQSSVLDENIPVILAMLSIWNANFFEAESEAVIPYSEYLSKLVTYLQQAVMESNGKGTDRNGNKVDYTTGTIVWGDTGTNAQHAFFQLIHQGKRLIPVDFIAFKESLHGNKEHHRKLISNCFAQSESLLQGTFDKNIENPFRQFEGNKPSNTILIEKLTPHSLGSLLAMYEHKLFVQGVVWNIFSYDQWGVELGKTVAKNVMEAIKTKDYSLINNQSTKDLLSKVSK, encoded by the coding sequence ATGAGTTTACCTAAAATAAACCCTACACAAACAAAAGCTTGGAGTGCCTTAAAAACACATTTTTCAGAAATGAAAGATGTGAATATGCAAGACTTGTTTGCAGGAGATACAACTCGTTCTAAAGAATTTTCAATCGAATGGAATGACTTTTATATTGATTATTCCAAAAACCGAATTACAGATACCACAAAATCATTATTGATCGACTTAGCAAAAGAAGTTAGGTTAGAAGAAGCAATTGAAGCTCAGTTTAAAGGCACCAAAATAAACGAAACTGAAGATAGAGCCGTTTTACATACTGCCTTGCGTGATTTTACTGAGATGAAACCAGAAGTTAAAGAAACACTTCAGAGAATGAAGCTTTTTTCAGAAGCTGTAATTTCTGGAGCTTGGAAAGGCTGTACCGGCAAACCAATTACCGATGTGGTAAACATTGGCGTGGGCGGAAGCGATTTAGGTCCTAAAATGGTAACCGAAGCGTTACACTTTTATAAAAACCATGTAAACGTTCATTTTGTTTCCAATGTTGATGGAGATCATGTTATGGAAACTATAAATGACTTAAACCCTGAAACTACATTGTTTATTGTGGTTTCAAAAAGCTTTACGACTCTTGAAACCTTAACCAATGCCAATACGATTCGTAATTGGTTTTTAGAAAAACATTCAGAAGTAGCTATTGAAGATCATTTTGTAGCAGTTTCTACAAATACAGAAGCGGTTCTTGACTTTGGTATTGCTTCAAAAAATATATTTCCAATGTGGGATTGGGTTGGAGGTCGTTTCTCACTCTGGAGTGCCGTGGGTCTTTCAATCTGCTGCGCCGTTGGTTATGACAATTTTGAAGAATTATTGAAAGGTGCTCACAAAATGGATACTCATTTTCAATCTTCAGTCTTAGATGAAAATATTCCTGTAATTCTTGCTATGCTTTCTATTTGGAACGCTAACTTTTTTGAAGCTGAAAGTGAAGCAGTAATTCCATATTCAGAATATTTAAGCAAACTGGTTACGTATTTACAACAGGCTGTTATGGAAAGTAACGGAAAAGGCACAGATCGAAACGGTAACAAAGTAGATTATACCACGGGAACAATTGTTTGGGGTGATACTGGTACGAATGCACAGCACGCTTTTTTCCAGTTAATTCATCAAGGAAAACGACTAATCCCGGTAGATTTTATTGCTTTTAAAGAATCGTTACACGGAAATAAAGAACACCATAGAAAACTAATTTCAAACTGTTTTGCACAATCTGAATCCTTGCTACAAGGCACGTTTGATAAAAATATTGAAAATCCATTCAGACAATTTGAAGGAAATAAACCTTCAAATACTATCCTTATTGAAAAATTGACACCGCATAGCTTAGGAAGCTTATTAGCTATGTACGAGCACAAATTATTTGTACAGGGTGTGGTTTGGAATATTTTCAGTTACGATCAA